One Anopheles marshallii chromosome 3, idAnoMarsDA_429_01, whole genome shotgun sequence genomic region harbors:
- the LOC128712385 gene encoding bacchus-like produces the protein MSSADKNSEVEVENVAAAEEKAETKEVKGVKRPADEKTAETKKVKKDENGAGEEEEEVEDEGEELEGEDEEYDLPYGDEEDIEAEGKLCSRIAISIGSGTGGSKKKNIPLVSNTT, from the exons atgaGTTCTGCAGACAAAAACAGTGAAGTTGAGGTGGAGAATGTTGCCGCTGCGGAGGAAAAGGCAGAAACGAAGGAGGTGAAAGGAGTCAAGCGGCCCGCCGAC GAGAAAACcgccgaaacgaaaaaagtaaaGAAGGACGAAAACGGTGCcggcgaagaagaagaagaagtggaAGATGAAGGAGAGGAACTGGAGGGAGAGGATGAAGAATACGACCTTCCATACGGTGATGAGGAAGACATTGAAGCGGAAGGTAAGTTATGCTCCCGTATAGCTATTTCTATTGGAAGTGGTACtggtggtagcaaaaaaaaaaatattccgtTAGTATCAAATACGACATAA
- the LOC128711112 gene encoding protein spaetzle 4, producing the protein MVVHCDRVPSWQTRGLLAWCILSTVLLLLLLLPLVSIAESYGYDSASSCDPTRASRRGRSQLLKTIPCDLSVQAYCNLPGSAYPWHAVRRFVHENQGLMRRMYGDVRHISVLKEEFENNEIDIDDIDRATERYTRPAEHVGGVAGSGRDGKRMKYLRPSVAHYDVGPGHYPRDKSNEIPLNEPHFRPTQMKATVTTTVKPSSTTGATTSTKAASPEEESNFISSTEKGVLSTTASSTSTSTTVESPPPKQANKASTGQTNQPTTQTTLDLQQSNPSVASNAEQQAATTVGTATVTEKLDGVGAIHDVSPSNNNTIQPSDAEPIDMDALSSLAKLETNEPLQTTSANKAVQETIDKISSTLKLASSNTLQQVDNIDRKHVSVTESGSKVAEVESTISTYPNDRQDTGAVVSDDIATDDTEPPSSGKTVAEPLIQHETAPSTSNSAQQQKIRFESIKPHSGTAGSTVSVKKTNPEGQLFQDVAQKEPPVVNGRGVNACPVKEEVVAPFWANNTRGEVLALLNLYPFEQYVHWEKCTHELKQMYCREGCRCEQQYRLHRLLAYDPHNECRGIFSDWFRFPSCCICKCYDMPFDFRVTSRSPRSLTKESIELVEDELQNAIYEHAADEWYRPKENDVD; encoded by the exons ATGGTGGTCCATTGCGATCGTGTACCTAGT TGGCAAACACGTGGTTTGCTTGCCTGGTGCATCTTATCGACCgtactgttgctgctactgctgctaccgcTAGTGTCGATTGCTGAGAGCTATGGGTACGATTCAGCATCATCTTGCGATCCGACGCGTGCATCGCGCCGCGGTCGTTCCCAGCTGTTGAAAACCATTCCGTGCGATCTGAGCGTACAGGCGTATTGCAATTTGCCTGGTTCGGCATACCCCTGGCATGCCGTTCGTCGGTTTGTGCACGAAAACCAAGGCCTCATGCGCCGGATGTACGGCGACGTACGGCACATCTCGGTACTGAAGGAGGAGTTCGAAAACAACGAGATCGACATTGATGATATCGATCGTGCTACGGAACGGTACACGCGTCCTGCCGAACATGTTGGTGGCGTTGCCGGTTCCGGTAGAGACGGCAAGCGGATGAAGTATTTGCGACCATCGGTGGCACATTACGATGTGGGACCGGGTCACTATCCACGTGACAAGTCCAACGAGATCCCACTCAATGAGCCACATTTCCGTCCAACCCAGATGAAGGCAACGGTGACAACAACCGTGAAACCTAGCAGTACCACCGGTGCCACCACGAGCACTAAGGCGGCATCGCCAGAAGAAGAATCGAACTTCATCTCTTCCACGGAAAAAGGTGTGCTTTCAACAACTGCGAGCAGTACCAGCACGAGTACTACCGTTGAATCACCTCCACCGAAACAGGCTAATAAAGCGTCAACTGGACAAACGAATCAACCGACCACACAGACTACGTTGGATCTACAACAATCAAATCCATCCGTCGCTAGCAACGCTGAACAACAGGCAGCTACTACCGTTGGCACGGCAACAGTGACCGAAAAGTTGGATGGTGTAGGTGCAATACATGACGTATCGCCCAGTAACAACAATACGATTCAACCATCGGACGCTGAACCAATCGACATGGATGCTCTCTCATCACTTGCCAAGCTAGAAACGAACGAGCCGCTGCAAACGACCTCAGCTAACAAAGCCGTACAGGAGACAATCGACAAAATATCGTCCACATTGAAGCTCGCCTCATCCAATACATTGCAGCAGGTAGACAACATCGATCGTAAGCATGTCTCTGTCACGGAAAGTGGCTCGAAGGTAGCAGAGGTTGAGTCCACTATCAGTACCTATCCCAACGATCGACAAGATACGGGTGCGGTGGTGTCGGACGATATTGCTACGGATGATACAGaaccacccagcagcggcaaaaCTGTCGCAGAACCGCTGATACAACACGAGACAGCGCCATCAACGAGCAACAGTGCACAGCAGCAGAAAATACGATTCGAGAGCATTAAACCACACTCAGGAACGGCTGGCAGCACGGTGTCGGTGAAAAAAACTAACCCCGAAGGGCAACTATTCCAGGATGTGGCCCAGAAAGAACCGCCTGTCGTTAATGGTCGTGGAGT TAACGCCTGCCCGGTGAAGGAGGAAGTTGTCGCACCATTCTGGGCCAACAACACCCGCGGGGAGGTGCTGGCACTGCTGAATCTGTATCCGTTCGAACAGTACGTACATTGGGAGAAGTGTACGCACGAACTGAAGCAGATGTACTGCCGGGAGGGTTGCCGCTGTGAGCAACAGTATCGTTTGCATCGGCTGCTCGCGTACGATCCACACAACGAGTGTCGGGGCATCTTTTCCGACTGGTTCCGGTTTCCGTCGTGCTGCATCTGCAAGTGTTACGATATGCCGTTCGATTTCCGCGTCACCTCGCGAAGCCCCCGCTCGCTGACCAAGGAATCGATCGAGCTGGTGGAGGATGAACTGCAAAACGCCATCTACGAGCATGCGGCTGACGAATGGTACAGGCCGAAGGAAAATGATGTTGATTAA
- the LOC128711111 gene encoding disks large homolog 5, which yields MASSENNSDDGGHNVFSGFSSSNGSAPEYEHLMQFEYLKTKYRDVVSQLKTVSNEKQRLEHDFQLLKKELEGKGDFFNSYHEYSGLKQKYDTLRHRYEEITKDPAHCIKLCEELKKERNKYKELLKATELELETVLSERGSVLKENQKLYDKNEALEREVQGKLKEMVALKEKIELLKTRQEYQQLSNESSWNKELSDSKDKFSIVSENLETANQEIERLKKALDKAKAEIAKAIHDTEVAKQRRDWAISEREKIVQERDSVRNLCDEIRKERDTATSKLLAAIRDKDDAHKKIELLTDQLEQMTRDSINNNAGSSGQTPSSNLPGGNQSQANGAGTGTPTTPNASLVSMNNSNSHRNSHYSSFSSIYNLESLQQYDVEMVEIDTSPLLSNSSDWGLTISGDLDHSYGSDHSNTKNLCGPYVAAVEHDSIFAGKLKPNDIICQINNHDCSTFSRRMIYRTIRNSVPQCIITVKRPTKRLLPVQIPFTSTNRNHGLCLELGLYIAKLEPNSIAAKDSRLAVGDRILSINNKPMESIKNINDVHAYINDMRNSSLNLIVIKEMLESHPSYASFYQPRLKHIRNTTSCTQTDNSLSTFGSQHTTNTSSVNTSANAMTMMNHRLSLEFDNNNHFLPSAMPSSSYQPSSSTPNSVAASTPSSTKSASKLTEFIQKIKDKMAISNHSKEAGGAGGSQEHDAIAALDSVLDSDEQSRDGKRSKRRNKNDPHNQSDVPRGTWPRVNMTIHINETHPGTIVQKKKIRPQLTIPRGGDLDNNNYFAAVMNEANTIPTSFQPDKITGGPMSPQGMPGSGGSSGVGGGGGGVVGPGGGMTPSGGVSNSGQGTLPSSSKRNSNPVMPMDIQRLLALKYGDATAAGMVGGNVGNSPATGTMGKSHTGGAPFPRSSTYDDRHHDGGGLNLNKHRFSLNLSAMSKQPLQQQQQLMLPPHQQQNSLDFIPIPTSSSSQKSNHSIDSASASHSLSKSPPVYYPGAAGTLGIPTSKTTEFFMTSKITKSLSKYSSDNESIDTETLSLGGMHGGGGGPSMGGMSTNMGPTSSGGMQGIVGGGGGGGGGGPGNTNTLPLSHMRKQLMGTGGTGGGSSSSRSGHTLHPAATAGYGATIFPGSYPHPFMRNHHQPGGNSGGGGGGGANDHMMAFQSGSGGNGATGPAAIGHHSHGASMDYSYRYSQIQSSKEDVPISGYTGGYEGGTFPRNKSHPTSNSNHHHHHHHHHHQGGFRIPSNQSVTSRGSGIKISNGSIDCSSSERASPIPTFEVQVLKPGHVPSGGGGSGSNKRSSLQDYGQSKPNVGELRLVQIDKSEMSLGIKIFCRRNGGGVFVSNVGENSLASKVGLHIGDQLLEVCGINLRKATYELAAHVLRQCGNSITMLVLYNPVVYSNLTTSEDNLARSGSPTPQNSPRSMGRSLISAVNTAAVNSMTATMTTAKTSSLVKAQEFSDSLEHQTQLHDDEEDGSVAVGSSGVPGQGNLYKEQPREIYIETRKTSNLGITLVGGNAYGIFVHGVQKDSIADQAGLLVGDQILEFNGTDMRRSTAEHAALEIAKPADHVKVLVLFNIQKFNQIKDKPGDALYIRVGFDRNCDQGDSELSFTKDEVLFVDNTMFGGVPGKWRAWKLDEYGHKRQCGIIPNKLKVEEELRLLGDPGDVDTTARRGSTSARRSFFKRIKPQRSSSRDSKELASFSNTHLSLYLDSGSLSDDGLSSYQRVERLEYTYRPVIILGPLSEFVIDKLCVDFPEDFAVLQESQKKCTKDEMELAIQNNTIADYKLRSNGIFEYTSMQAVRDNKQCHCILNVSMAAVERLQRAQIYPVVLLLRFKSAKQIKEIKDSRYSTDKISAKAAKEMYEHTLKMESEYRQFISVVISGVNITHMCTQIKAAVDSEQKKILWVSIPSPL from the exons ATGGCATCAAGTGAAAACAAtagtgatgatggtg GACACAATGTGTTTTCAGGCTTTTCAAGCTCGAACGGTAGCGCCCCGGAGTACGAACATCTGATGCAGTTCGAGTATCTCAAGACCAAGTACCGGGATGTGGTATCCCAGCTGAAGACGGTTtcgaacgaaaagcaacgcTTGGAACATGATTTTCAGCTGCTGAAGAAAGAGCTTGAAGGAAAGGGTGATTTTTTCAACAGTTATCACGAGTACAGCGGGTTGAAACAGAAGTACGATACGTTGCGCCATCGGTATGAGGAAATTACGAAAGATCCAGCACACTGCATAAAGTTGTGTGAGGAATTGAAGAAAGAGCGCAACAAGTACAAGGAATTATTGAAGGCGACGGAACTGGAACTCGAAACCGTCCTATCGGAGCGGGGCAGTGTGCTCAAGGAAAACCAAAAGCTTTACGATAAGAATGAAGCCCTCGAACGGGAAGTGCAGGGCAAGCTGAAGGAAATGGTTGCGTTGAAAGAGAAAATCGAGCTACTAAAAACACGCCAAGAGTATCAACAACTTTCGAACGAAAGTAGCTGGAACAAGGAATTGTCCGACAGCAAAGATAAGTTCAGTATTGTTTCGGAAAATTTGGAAACTGCCAACCAGGAGATCGAACGTCTAAAAAAAGCGCTTGACAAGGCAAAGGCCGAGATAGCGAAAGCGATCCACGACACCGAGGTGGCCAAGCAACGGCGGGATTGGGCAATATCGGAACGGGAAAAGATTGTACAAGAGCGTGACAGTGTGCGCAATCTATGCGATGAAATCCGCAAAGAGCGGGACACAGCCACGTCGAAGCTGCTGGCAGCGATACGTGATAAGGACGATGCGCACAAAAAGATCGAGCTGCTTACCGATCAGCTGGAGCAGATGACACGCGACAGTATTAACAATAATGCCGGTTCCAGCGGCCAAACTCCGTCCTCCAACCTGCCGGGCGGCAATCAGTCGCAAGCGAACGGAGCTGGTACGGGTACGCCAACAACGCCAAACGCGTCGTTGGTGTCGATGAACAATAGTAATAGTCATCGCAATTCGCACTATAGCAGCTTTAGCTCGATCTACAACTTGGAATCACTGCAGCAGTATGACGTGGAGATGGTCGAAATCGATACCTCGCCGTTGTTGAGCAATTCGTCTGACTGGGGTCTCACGATCAGTGGCGATCTCGATCACAGCTATGGTAGCGATCATAGCAACACGAAGAATCTCTGCGGTCCGTACGTGGCTGCCGTGGAGCACGACTCGATCTTTGCCGGCAAACTGAAACCGAACGATATCATATGCCAAATAAACAACCACGACTGCAGCACTTTCTCGCGGCGCATGATCTACCGCACGATTCGGAACAGTGTACCACAGTGCATCATTACGGTGAAGCGGCCAACGAAGCGATTGCTTCCAGTTCAGATCCCCTTTACGAGCACGAATCGGAACCATGGGCTGTGTCTCGAGCTGGGGCTATACATAGCGAAACTGGAGCCGAATTCAATCGCCGCCAAGGATAGTCGATTGGCGGTGGGAGATCGAATATTGTCGATCAACAACAAACCGATGGAGAGCATCAAGAACATTAACGATGTACACGCTTACATTAACGATATGCGTAACAGCAGCTTGAATCTGATCGTTATCAAGGAAATGCTGGAAAGTCATCCGAGCTACGCTAGCTTCTACCAGCCACGGTTGAAACACATCCGCAACACTACGAGCTGCACACAGACGGACAATTCACTGTCCACGTTCGGCAGCCAGCACACCACCAATACGAGTAGTGTGAACACAAGCGCAAatgcgatgacgatgatgaaccATAGGTTGAGCCTAGAGTTTGACAATAACAATCACTTCCTACCGTCGGCGATGCCTTCCTCGTCGTACCAACCTTCCTCGAGCACGCCGAACTCCGTTGCTGCCAGTACGCCATCGTCCACGAAATCGGCCTCAAAGTTAACGGAGTTTATACAGAAAATTAAAGACAAGATGGCAATCAGTAACCACAGCAAGGAGgctggtggtgccggtggtagCCAAGAGCACGATGCGATCGCAGCCCTTGACTCTGTGCTGGATAGTGATGAACAGTCGAGGGATGGGAAACGTTCCAAGCGCCGTAACAAAAACGATCCACATAATCAGTCGGACGTTCCGCGCGGTACGTGGCCAAGGGTGAACATGACGATCCACATCAACGAGACGCACCCGGGCACGATAgtgcagaagaaaaagataaGACCCCAGTTGACTATTCCGCGAGGAGGTGATCTGGACAATAACAACTACTTTGCTGCCGTCATGAATGAAGCCAACACTATACCTACCAGCTTTCAGCCGGATAAGATCACTGGTGGGCCAATGTCGCCACAGGGAATGCCGGGTAGTGGAGGATCgagtggtgttggtggtggtggtggaggtgttgTAGGTCCCGGTGGTGGCATGACTCCTTCTGGTGGTGTTTCTAACAGCGGACAGGGAACGCTCCCTAGTTCGAGCAAACGCAATTCAAATCCCGTAATGCCCATGGATATACAACGACTGCTTGCACTGAAGTATGGAGATGCGACAGCGGCTGGAATGGTTGGTGGAAACGTAGGTAACTCACCCGCAACTGGTACGATGGGAAAATCTCACACCGGTGGTGCACCATTTCCGCGATCTTCGACGTACGACGATCGGCACCACGATGGTGGtggattaaatttaaacaaacatcgttttagCCTGAACCTTTCGGCGATGAGCAAACAACcgttgcagcaacagcagcagttaaTGTTACCGCCACACCAGCAACAAAACTCGCTCGATTTCATTCCAATCCCAACTTCCTCCTCTTCGCAAAAGAGTAACCATTCGATCGATTCTGCCAGTGCGTCGCATTCGCTGTCGAAAAGTCCGCCAGTTTATTATCCGGGCGCGGCCGGAACGCTCGGCATACCTACGTCGAAAACGACCGAATTTTTCATGACCTCAAAGATTACGAAATCGTTGTCGAAATACTCGAGCGATAATGAAAGCATCGACACGGAAACACTCTCCCTCGGGGGGATgcacggtggcggtggtggtccGTCGATGGGCGGAATGTCAACGAACATGGGTCCAACAAGTAGCGGAGGTATGCAGGGCATCGTtggcggcggcggtggtggtggtggtggtggtcccgGTAACACTAATACCCTGCCACTGTCTCACATGCGCAAGCAGTTGATGGGAACTGGTGGTACTGGAGGTGGTTCGTCATCAAGTCGCAGTGGCCACACCCTACATCCAGCGGCAACAGCCGGTTACGGTGCAACCATATTTCCCGGTTCGTATCCACATCCCTTTATGCGCAACCATCATCAGCCAGGAGGGAACAGTGGCGGCGGAGGAGGTGGTGGTGCTAACGACCACATGATGGCGTTTCAATCGGGCAGTGGAGGAAATGGAGCAACGGGACCGGCCGCAATCGGACATCACTCGCACGGCGCTTCCATGGACTATTCCTACCGATACAGTCAGATCCAATCGTCCAAGGAGGATGTTCCCATATCCGGATACACCGGTGGCTACGAAGGTGGCACATTCCCGCGGAACAAAAGTCACCCAACGAGCAATAgcaaccatcatcaccatcaccaccatcatcaccaccaggGAGGCTTTCGCATACCTTCGAACCAGAGTGTAACGAGTCGCGGGAGCGGCATCAAGATAAGCAACGGTTCTATTGATTGTAGCAGCTCGGAACGTGCCTCACCGATTCCAACGTTCGAGGTACAAGTGTTGAAACCGGGTCACGTCCCGTCCGGAGGTGGCGGTTCCGGTTCGAACAAGCGGAGCTCTCTCCAAGATTACGGACAATCCAAACCAAACGTGGGCGAACTTCGACTGGTGCAGATCGATAAAAGCGAAATGTCGTTAGGGATAAAAATTTTCTGCCGACGTAACGGAGGTGGAGTGTTCGTGTCTAACGTGGGAGAAAATAGTCTGGCCAGCAAGGTCGGTTTGCATATCGGCGATCAACTGTTGGAAGTGTGTGGTATAAATCTGCGCAAAGCAACGTACGAATTGGCGGCACACGTGCTCCGACAGTGTGGTAACTCTATTACCATGCTTGTGCTCTACAATCCGGTTGTGTACAGCAACCTGACCACAAGCGAAGACAATCTTGCACGATCGGGTTCACCGACACCGCAGAACTCCCCACGCTCCATGGGGCGTTCGTTAATTTCAGCGGTAAATACGGCGGCCGTCAATTCTATGACTGCTACGATGACCACCGCGAAAACGTCATCACTCGTTAAGGCGCAAGAGTTTAGCGATAGTCTTGAGCATCAAACGCAACTGCACGACGACGAGGAAGATGGTTCCGTAGCCGTAGGTAGTTCCGGTGTGCCTGGCCAAGGTAACCTGTACAAAGAACAACCGCGAGAGATTTACATCGAAACGCGTAAAACCTCCAACCTGGGAATTACGTTGGTTGGGGGTAATGCATATGGTATCTTTGTCCACGGCGTCCAGAAGGACTCGATCGCTGACCAGGCAGGATTGCTAGTGGGCGATCAGATACTGGAGTTTAACGGTACGGATATGCGTCGTTCCACGGCGGAGCATGCAGCACTTGAGATTGCGAAACCGGCCGATCATGTGAAGGTGCTCGTATTGTTCAACATTCAAA AGttcaatcaaatcaaagaTAAACCGGGCGATGCACTGTACATCCGGGTCGGATTTGATCGTAATTGCGATCAAGGGGATTCGGAGCTATCGTTTACGAAAGACGAGGTGCTGTTCGTCGACAATACCATGTTCGGTGGCGTTCCGGGTAAATGGCGCGCTTGGAAGCTAGACGAATACGGCCACAAGAGGCAATGCGGTATCATTCCCAACAAGCTGAA AGTCGAAGAAGAACTACGACTGCTTGGAGACCCGGGTGATGTAGATACGACGGCACGACGAGGTTCAACTTCAGCTCGAAGATCGTTCTTCAAACGTATCAAACCACAGCGGAGCTCGTCTCGCGATTCAAAGGAATTGGCCAGCTTCAGCAATACGCACCTGAGCCTGTATCTCGATTCGGGGTCATTAAGTGACGATGGATTAAGCAGCTACCAGCGCGTAGAACGGTTGGAAT ACACTTACCGACCCGTGATAATATTGGGGCCACTGTCCGAATTTGTCATCGATAAGTTATGCGTGGATTTCCCAGAAGACTTTGCCGTCCTGCAGGAAAGTCAAAAGAAATGTACCAAGGACGAAATGGAGCTAGCGATACAAAACAATACGATCGCGGACTATAAACTGCGCAGCAATGGCATATTTGAGTATACGAGCATGCAAGCCGTCCGGGACAATAAG CAATGTCACTGCATACTGAACGTAAGCATGGCGGCAGTAGAACGATTACAGCGCGCACAAATATATCCGGTCGTGTTGCTATTGCGCTTCAAATCGGCCAAACAAATCAAGGAAATCAAAGACTCGCGCTATTCCACCGACAAAATCTCGGCCAAAGCGGCGAAGGAAATGTACGAGCATACACTCAAGATGGAATCGGAATATCGACAGTTTATATCTG TTGTTATTTCGGGAGTGAATATTACACACATGTGTACGCAGATAAAGGCAGCCGTGGATAGCGAGCAGAAGAAAATTCTTTGGGTGTCGATACCGTCTCCGTTGTGA
- the LOC128712386 gene encoding F-actin-capping protein subunit beta, protein MDYGMTDQQMDCALDLMRRLPPQQIEKNLIDLIDLAPALCEDLLTSVDQPLKIAKDKETGKDYLLCDYNRDGDSYRSPWSNTYDPPLEDGSMPSERLRKLEIEANLAFDQYREMYYEGGVSSAYLWDLDHGFAGVILIKKAGEGNQKTKGCWDSIHVVEVQEKSSGRTAHYKLTSTAMLWLQTNRQGSGTINLGGSLTRQIEQDAPVSETSPHIANIGRIVEDMENKIRNTLNEIYFGKTKDIVNGLRSIQSLADTNQQATMKKDLAAALLRRTGKSEN, encoded by the exons ATGGATTACGGCATG ACGGATCAACAAATGGATTGCGCGCTAGATCTGATGAGGAGACTTCCCCCACAACAGATTGAGAAGAACCTTATCGATCTTATCGATTTGGCACCGGCCCTATGCGAGGATCTGCTGACCTCGGTAGATCAACCACTGAAGATAGCGAAGGATAAGGAAACGGGCAAGGACTACCTGCTGTGTGATTACAATCGCGACGGTGATTCCTACCGTTCGCCCTGGTCGAACACGTACGACCCTCCGCTAGAGGATGGTTCAATGCCGTCAGAGCGGCTACGCAAGCTGGAAATCGAAGCAAACCTTGCGTTCGATCAGTACCGCGAGATGTACTACGAAGGAGGCGTATCGTCGGCCTATCTGTGGGATCTTGATCATGGGTTTGCTGGTGTAATTCTGATCAAAAAAGCTGGCGAAGGCAACCAGAAGACGAAGGGCTGCTGGGATTCGATCCATGTCGTGGAGGTGCAGGAGAAAAGTTCCGGACGAACAGCGCACTACAAGCTAACGTCGACCGCGATGCTGTGGCTGCAGACTAACCGACAGGGCTCCGGTACGATCAACCTCGGTGGAAGCCTCACCAGACAG ATCGAACAAGATGCACCAGTGAGCGAAACCAGCCCCCATATTGCCAACATCGGTCGTATTGTCGAGGACATGGAGAACAAAATACGCAACACACTAAACGAGATCTACTTCGGCAAAACGAAGGACATCGTTAATGGGTTGCGAAGTATTCAGTCGCTGGCCGACACAAATCAGCAGGCGACGATGAAGAAGGATCTAGCGGCAGCGCTGCTACGACGAACTGGCAAGAGCGAGAACTGA
- the LOC128711113 gene encoding sperm motility kinase produces MLSREVSTLECVYHPFILRLFEVIETLGKIHLISEWVQGGELYNRITEVGPLKEPHAALLFQQLLLAVKHLHSLGFVHRDIKAENVLLVSEERIKLADFGFSTQLVNGPWQHLDTFCGSPPYAAPELFSDDHYIGGPVDIWALGILLYFMLEGCMPFKAPTVPLLRTAVLKGEFVISTSLSVPCCRVIQRILVHTPSRRPTIEQLLDCQWFRYAQDHAGRLGRVNHHHQTTVGQIRNPNNVPRRRRKKLFWFFPAPRDRLSSPESNASSRDNNLSAANNNQRHQHHHHRRHQPITSSSTKSSSSRDERLANAPEIPNLRTIACSTKRAASVLEENYLHPLKPDPRVAADAADTTFVTEHHLHHSHLSKDLSNDVSNNNNDNNNANGTNNYNNQVTNDPTAGINGNRKESSTSQERKPRRFSFGRTLKKRIGPMELVSAESLTGPDGVSRANRVIDLREKLHRTIDDEHGRFMMYPTTTVSSEGNRHLHSLEMETRRMMKALGITGDMIARAVTNGPRSDIIGVYRIIMHRLQREQTNARLATTNGGAYEFLELKSITGTAHSGSSTGRSGPNSGAGRNTANSRRHIDQNRGRICAIL; encoded by the exons ATGTTGTCGCGCGAGGTAAGCACGCTTGAGTGTGTTTACCATCCATTTATTCTAAG ACTGTTCGAAGTGATAGAAACATTGGGAAAGATTCATCTGATCAGCGAATGGGTGCAAGGCGGTGAACTTTACAATCGCATTACGGAGGTCGGCCCGCTCAAGGAACCGCACGCTGCATTGCTTTTCCAACAACTGCTACTGGCTGTGAAGCATCTG CATAGTTTAGGTTTCGTGCATCGTGATATCAAGGCGGAGAATGTGTTACTGGTGAGCGAGGAACGCATCAAGCTGGCCGATTTTGGCTTCAGCACTCAGCTGGTAAACGGACCCTGGCAGCATTTGGACACGTTTTGTGGTTCACCACCGTACGCCGCACCGGAACTGTTCAGCGACGATCACTACATCGGAGGGCCGGTCGATATCTGGGCCCTCGGCATATTGCTCTACTTCATGCTGGAGGGATGTATGCCGTTCAAAGCACCCACAGTACCACTGCTAAGGACGGCCGTGCTTAAGGGAGAATTTGTCATCTCCACCAGCCTGAGTGTGCCATGCTGTCGCGTCATTC AGCGAATTCTGGTTCATACACCGTCCCGACGACCCACGATCGAGCAGCTGTTGGACTGCCAGTGGTTCAGATACGCACAGGATCATGCCGGTCGCCTCGGGAGGGTGaaccaccatcatcaaacCACCGTCGGCCAAATTCGAAACCCCAACAATGTTCCTAGGCGAAGGCGAAAAAAGCTGTTCTGGTTTTTTCCCGCCCCTCGCGATCGACTTTCCTCGCCCGAGTCAAACGCATCCAGCCGTGATAACAACCTTAGTGCTGCCAACAACAATCAGCGtcaccaacatcatcaccatcgtcggCACCAACCAATAACGTCCTCCTCGACGAAGTCATCGTCCTCGCGGGACGAGCGCCTAGCCAATGCACCGGAGATACCCAATTTGCGTACGATCGCTTGCAGCACCAAGCGGGCCGCAAGCGTATTGGAGGAAAACTATCTGCATCCGCTCAAGCCGGATCCACGGGTCGCGGCTGACGCGGCGGACACCACATTCGTCACCGAACACCATCTGCATCATTCCCATTTAAGCAAGGATCTTTCCAACGATGtgtcaaataataataatgataacaaTAACGCTAATGGTACGAATAACTACAATAATCAAGTCACCAACGATCCGACAGCCGGAATCAATGGCAATCGTAAGGAAAGTAGCACCAGTCAGGAGAGAAAACCTCGTCGATTTTCCTTTGGCCGTACGCTAAAGAAGCGCATCGGCCCAATGGAGTTAGTGTCGGCGGAGAGTTTAACCGGGCCGGATGGTGTGTCGCGTGCCAATCGTGTGATAGATCTGCGCGAAAAACTGCACCGGACGATTGACGATGAACATGGCCGGTTCATGATGTACCCGACGACGACCGTTTCCTCCGAGGGTAATCGACATTTGCATTCGTTGGAAATGGAAACTCGCCGCATGATGAAGGCTCTCGGTATAACCGGAGACATGATCGCGCGGGCGGTTACAAACGGACCGCGTAGTGACATTATCGGTGTGTACCGCATCATAATGCATCGTTTACAGCGGGAGCAAACGAACGCCCGGTTAGCGACGACAAACGGAGGAGCCTACGAATTTCTCGAGCTGAAATCAATCACTGGGACGGCGCATTCCGGTTCCAGCACGGGACGCAGCGGACCAAACAGTGGGGCAGGGCGAAACACTGCCAACAGTCGGCGACATATCGATCAGAACCGTGGAAGGATCTGTGCCATTCTTTAA